One bacterium genomic window, TTATCGCCCGATTCTTCATGCTACACAGAGGTTTGTGGGAATCGGCAACAGCGAGAGCGAGCAGACTCCTGAATCATTCTGGCTGACTGGGCGAAACTCTGCTATCTCGCAGGGAAGTCCATCGCGATACGTGCTGACGATATTGCGTTCGAGCGGGATCGTAGTTGCTCGAAGTAAGTTGATGCATGCAGTGCTCCAGGCGGGACCGTTTGGCTATCGCGATTGTCCACACTCGCACGCAGATCATTTGCATATGGATCTGAGTGTCAATGGCGAGGCTATGATTGTCGATCCGGGCACGCTTTGCTATACCGGAGACAAGAATCTACGGAATTTTCTGCGCGGTTCAAAATCGCACAACGGGCCAAGGTTACTCGACTGCGAGTATTATGACGGCGATGATCCATTTAGCTGGCAGGCTAAGCCGGACTGTCAGGTATCCGACTGTTACGCCAGCAAGCACGCCAGTTTCTTTGTTGCTGAGTACAAGCTGAAGTTTCGGGACGGACTTGAAAGCGAGTTTTGTCGTCAAGTCTTGCAGTTGAATGATCACGGCTGGATGGTAAATGACCGAGTCATAACGAATCGACCGCATTCGATCGGATGGGATTTTGCGACTCCGTGCGCAATAGAGGAACACGACGAGTACTTTGCGCTGGTCGGGAAATCGAACCACTTACGAATTAGGTGCCACCCGAAACTTGCCGAGGGTGAAATCAGCGAGGGGATCATCTCCAATGACTACGACAGTGCCGGAGTGGGCCGAAGGCTGAGATTTGTCAGCGCTCCTGTAACCGGCATCTCTGAAACATTCACGATTACTGCATTCCCACATTTGGACCGATCGAAAAGCAGGGAAGAGAAAGGAACGAGCTTCGGCAGAATTCAAGATTCGGTCGATGGACGGACGGTCTATATTGAGTCGCGAATGACGGAAGAAGAAGAGGGGTTATTCAGCGATGCAGCGTTCGGAATGATACTTCTCTACAGCAATGGCGAAGTCCACGCACTTCTTTGCAGAGTATCCATGTTGCAGGTCGGCGGACGAATGATTTTTGAATCGGAAGCTGAGTTAGCTTTTGCAGATGTCCGTTTGACGGGGGATACTCTAACTGCAGCGGTGCCAGCGGGAACGGTCTTGCGGCCGGTGCCGGGCATCAAGTATGATAAGATTGAACTCAAACCATTACAGCCGGTGAACAATGTGCGGAATCTGCGGAATTAGTTACAAGGATCCGAGCCGTCCGGTCGAGCGGGAACTTCTTAGGGCGATGAATGATGTCATTGCTCATCGCGGTCCCGACGACGAAGGGTACTACGTCCATGCCAACACTGGATTCGGGCATCGGCGGTTGTCGATTGTCGATTTGAGTCATGGGCATCAACCGATGTCGAATGCCGACGAGTCGATGTGGATCGCATTCAACGGTGAAATCTACAATCATCTCGAAGTACGAAGAGAGATGGAGGGCAGGGGCTACCCGTATCGCACGAATTGCGACACGGAGTCGATCATCTATTGCATGGATGCGCACGGCTGGGCTGGGCTTCATAAACTGAGAGGGATGTTTGCGTTTGCGATACATGACAAACGGACTGACAAGATTCTGATCGCGCGCGACCGGCTTGGAGTGAAGCCTCTCTACTACATAGATACGCCGGAATTGTTCGCGTTTGCATCGGAGATTAAGAGTTTACTGCAGATTCCCCAAGTCAAGCGGACGGTCGACTATAAGGCTTTGATGCAGATACTGGCACTGAAGTATACCAGCGACGATTCGACATTGTTTGCGGGAATCAAGAAGCTGGAGCCGGGACACTACTTGGAGTATGATCGCGGGACAATCAGCATTGTTCGATATTGGGACTGCGCGCACATAACGGTAGACAATAGCATTACGGAAACTGATGCGGTCAAGCAAATCCGGCAATTGATGGATACCTCGATCAACTTGCGGTTGATGGCGGATGTGCCGCTGGGGATGTTTCTGTCGGGAGGAATTGATTCGACAATCATCAGCGAGCGGATGTCGAAAATGGTTGATCGCCGGATCGCGACGTTCTCGGTTGCATTCGGTGAGCGTGAAGCGAATGAGCTGCACTACGCCCGGCTGGCGGCGAAACATGTCAACGCCGACCAGCACGAAGTGACAATGACGACGAACGACTTCTTTTCGTTATTGCCGCGAATGATCTATCACGAGGATGAACCGATTGCGCATCCGTCTTCGGTCGCGTTGTACAAGGTCTCGGAGCTGGCGGGGAAGCATGTCAAGGTCGTATTGACCGGCGAAGGCGCGGATGAGTTGTTTGGCGGATACGAGCGGTATTATCAGACGCTGGCGAACATCAAGACCGACAAGATGCTGTTCGGGATTTTGCCAAGGTCGATACGAAGCAAGGTCTTTCGACCTCTGCTGGATGCGTTGCCGTACAAGTTTCCATTTCGGAATAAGGCAATACGGACGACGGTGTATCTCGACGCGGATTTGGAATCGATCTTTCTCGACAATTACTCGACATTTTCGCGGGAAAGACTGGGGCAATTGCTTAAAGGCGAGAATTGGAAGGGGCTGGATGCCGAAAATGTCTACGCGGGGTACTTCGACCATTTCAACCGCTCGAACAACTCGACGCTGTTGGGCAAGATGCTGTATGCAGATATCAAGACGTATCT contains:
- a CDS encoding heparinase II/III family protein, giving the protein MSKVKKLLLKLATGQFVELASRAREEIIRKQERKHHGANGDYFDEKNWKQICTAQFLDGHRQADQSVDLATALRSKSANKFFPGFDDVSEFGEYLAAHCPRERERILSTAEGILNGEFPVFHYGRVKLGDPPAWNLEARANVLAPERFYGDVDYLSASEVGDSKIVWEPSRMQFVYELGQSFLLTGKERYAAHFYDLINHWNRRNRDYHGINFCSALEFAFRANSVIWGVYFFQKSESLNQQAARDTYRLLYISGRFLADHLSRYFSPNTHLLGEAYGLFLIGTLFPEFREAEKWRSTGHKIMIQEMRRQINGDGMHAELSTCYHAYAVEFVLSFLILCERNGEDLTEDKRSVLRRMAEVLHHLQQPNGLWPHIGDEDGGRLYFLSRPMSHNYRPILHATQRFVGIGNSESEQTPESFWLTGRNSAISQGSPSRYVLTILRSSGIVVARSKLMHAVLQAGPFGYRDCPHSHADHLHMDLSVNGEAMIVDPGTLCYTGDKNLRNFLRGSKSHNGPRLLDCEYYDGDDPFSWQAKPDCQVSDCYASKHASFFVAEYKLKFRDGLESEFCRQVLQLNDHGWMVNDRVITNRPHSIGWDFATPCAIEEHDEYFALVGKSNHLRIRCHPKLAEGEISEGIISNDYDSAGVGRRLRFVSAPVTGISETFTITAFPHLDRSKSREEKGTSFGRIQDSVDGRTVYIESRMTEEEEGLFSDAAFGMILLYSNGEVHALLCRVSMLQVGGRMIFESEAELAFADVRLTGDTLTAAVPAGTVLRPVPGIKYDKIELKPLQPVNNVRNLRN
- the asnB gene encoding asparagine synthase (glutamine-hydrolyzing), coding for MCGICGISYKDPSRPVERELLRAMNDVIAHRGPDDEGYYVHANTGFGHRRLSIVDLSHGHQPMSNADESMWIAFNGEIYNHLEVRREMEGRGYPYRTNCDTESIIYCMDAHGWAGLHKLRGMFAFAIHDKRTDKILIARDRLGVKPLYYIDTPELFAFASEIKSLLQIPQVKRTVDYKALMQILALKYTSDDSTLFAGIKKLEPGHYLEYDRGTISIVRYWDCAHITVDNSITETDAVKQIRQLMDTSINLRLMADVPLGMFLSGGIDSTIISERMSKMVDRRIATFSVAFGEREANELHYARLAAKHVNADQHEVTMTTNDFFSLLPRMIYHEDEPIAHPSSVALYKVSELAGKHVKVVLTGEGADELFGGYERYYQTLANIKTDKMLFGILPRSIRSKVFRPLLDALPYKFPFRNKAIRTTVYLDADLESIFLDNYSTFSRERLGQLLKGENWKGLDAENVYAGYFDHFNRSNNSTLLGKMLYADIKTYLLELLMKQDQMSMAASIESRVPFLDHHLVEFAFSLPDELKIKGFDTKRILRAAFAEDIPREILTRPKAGFPVPIKRWFANEYHDVARKIILGDDSFCGSNFNRELIARYFELHRAGKYNYSDQIWTLLNIELWHTMYIREESWEKIKIAV